The Verrucomicrobiota bacterium genome contains the following window.
GAAATCATCCTAGGGGTCATCTATGACCCGATCCTCGATGAAATGTTCACCGCTGAAAAAGGCAAAGGTGCCTCGCTTAACGGAAAACCGATCAAAGTCAGTAACCGCGACCAACTCAAAGACTCCATCCTCGTCGTGGGTATGAGTAAATATAATGACAGTATCGAAGCGGGGCTGAAATTAATCGGTTACTATTCCTTGAATTCGAAAAAACTCCGCAATATGGGTTCCGCCGCCCTCGCCATGGCATGGATCTCCTGTGGACGTTTGGACGGTTACATCGAAAAGAATATCGGCCTCTGGGATGTCGCCGCCGGGAAAGTCCTCATCGAAGAAGCCGGAGGCTCCGTTGACCTCTCCGACAATGCCCCCGATAAAAACCTCAAAATCATCTGCGGCAACGGCAAACTCCCCCTGAGTTTCACCGCTGCTTGATCTTTGGTCCTGAAAATTTTCAGGCCTTTTAAAATGCTTCGTGGTGGAATTTGCTTAATGATTTTCCAAAAGTGGATTGGACTGATTAATCCCCAGATCGAGCCTTTTTCGCTCTGTTTTCCTTAATGAGTTTAACCAGCTCCTGGCTCCGTTTCTGGGCGAGAGATATCTTTTCGGGTGATAACTTCTTTTCAAGACGATTACAGTCATTTACTGCATTTGCATTACCCGATTGAGCCGCCAAACTCATCCAAACCAGAGCTTCAACATCATCCTTATCAACACCTACGCCCTTCTCATATAACCATCCAAGATTATCTGCGTCTTTCCTGATGTACATCACTCCGAGAGATAAGGAAAAATACACCCTATCGTGAGTAATCAGAATTCATGAGTATTGATTACTTTCGCATGATTGAGACGGCATTCTCTATCCATGTCAAATCTACAGGTGAAAGGCATCGACCCGGGGCTTTACCGTCAGCTGGGTAAACGTGCCAAAGAT
Protein-coding sequences here:
- a CDS encoding inositol monophosphatase family protein; translation: MFLSTAITAAQEAGKLLRANFGTELVVNENHAHDIKLELDIQSQKLIESILLKNHSDHAIFGEEGILGNQSSEYRWIIDPIDGTVNFSYGIPHFAISIGLERNGEIILGVIYDPILDEMFTAEKGKGASLNGKPIKVSNRDQLKDSILVVGMSKYNDSIEAGLKLIGYYSLNSKKLRNMGSAALAMAWISCGRLDGYIEKNIGLWDVAAGKVLIEEAGGSVDLSDNAPDKNLKIICGNGKLPLSFTAA